One segment of Podarcis muralis chromosome 17, rPodMur119.hap1.1, whole genome shotgun sequence DNA contains the following:
- the HEMGN gene encoding hemogen, with protein sequence MESLEKDHSYSENPQQPVVAAEDYAVPEVAVTRHLRDRELLRKRKAEAEEKNTHQWVLREQKRSRPTGRGRGARRGRGRGRGQQQAPEPQEEPQQETVVEEEKPELQVTKLEEAAQKSLDLPAKSSIPFLEAGELYTQKELAEGVPLASAAEELCTQQETAGATPARSAVFSMEPVETPRSEEPGEIPQSVENDHLEQKFYGLL encoded by the exons ATGGAAAGCTTAGAAAAAGACCATTCCTATTCTGAAAATCCACAGCAGCCAGTGGTCGCAGCGGAGGACTATGCAGTTCCAG AGGTTGCTGTCACGCGCCATTTGAGAGACCGAGAGcttctcagaaaaagaaaagctgaGGCGGAAGAAAAAAACACTCACCAATGGGTCCTGAG GGAGCAGAAGAGGAGCAGGCCAacaggaaggggaagaggggCCCGGagaggcaggggcaggggcaggggccagCAGCAGGCTCCAGAACCACAGGAAGAACCTCAGCAGGaaacagtggtggaggaagaaaaGCCTGAGCTACAGGTGACTAAATTGGAGGAGGCGGCCCAGAAGAGTCTAGATCTCCCAGCGAAGTCTTCTATCCCTTTTCTGGAAGCTGGAGAACTGTATACTCAGAAGGAACTAGCGGAAGGAGTCCCCCTTGCGAGTGCTGCTGAGGAGCTGTGCACTCAGCAGGAAACAGCTGGTGCAACCCCAGCCAGAAGTGCTGTTTTCTCCATGG AACCAGTGGAGACACCAAGATCAGAAGAACCAGGAGAAATTCCTCAGTCCGTGGAAAATGATCATTTGGAACAAAAGTTCTATGGCTTGCTTTAA